The following coding sequences lie in one Variovorax terrae genomic window:
- a CDS encoding surface lipoprotein assembly modifier translates to MAFPRPSHLLFGLMLAAALVPGRALAEADALVREALSLTTSGQAKQAFDLLSPQEVARAGDPDFDTVLGIAANETGQYTRAVFALERVLAVQPGNARARAELGRALFAVGDTQAARALLQQTKDQGVPVEAAQTIDQFLQAIDRVEESGRSSLKGYAEASIGHDSNVNSGPGISNVAVPAFGGLVLTLNPGGVKTSAGYATVGGGLSGRYVIDPRWSLIGNVNGSFRHNSGGASQFDIDQLDANAGASYRVERNEYTLVAQVGTYGVGHERLRDQAGLVGEWTYRLDGYRQFNTYLQLSRLTYPQQRLRDVDRNVIGGSYAHLFRDSGLLAFGGLYLGEEKVRASGVPHLGHKLFGLRAGVQKPFSETLAIFLTGGYEDRRFGGDDPLFMTTRHDKQSNLNLGLSWAPAKAWRVTPQLAYVRTKSNVPIADYDKTMVSVTVRREF, encoded by the coding sequence CGGCCGCCCTGGTGCCAGGCCGCGCCCTGGCGGAAGCCGACGCCCTGGTTCGCGAGGCCCTGTCCCTGACCACGAGCGGACAGGCCAAACAGGCTTTCGACCTGCTGTCCCCCCAGGAGGTCGCGCGCGCCGGCGACCCCGACTTCGATACCGTGCTCGGCATTGCCGCCAACGAAACGGGGCAGTACACGCGGGCCGTCTTCGCGCTTGAGCGCGTGCTGGCGGTGCAGCCCGGCAACGCCAGGGCGCGGGCCGAATTAGGCCGCGCCCTGTTTGCCGTGGGCGACACGCAGGCCGCGCGCGCGCTGCTGCAGCAGACCAAGGACCAGGGCGTCCCGGTGGAAGCCGCGCAGACCATCGACCAGTTCCTGCAGGCCATCGACCGCGTCGAGGAGTCGGGCCGCTCCTCCCTCAAGGGCTACGCCGAAGCCAGCATCGGCCATGACTCCAACGTCAACAGCGGCCCGGGCATCAGCAACGTGGCCGTTCCCGCGTTCGGCGGCCTGGTGCTCACGCTGAATCCGGGCGGGGTCAAGACCAGCGCCGGCTATGCCACCGTGGGCGGCGGCCTGTCGGGGCGCTATGTGATCGATCCGCGCTGGTCGCTGATCGGCAATGTCAACGGCAGCTTCCGGCACAACTCCGGCGGCGCCAGCCAGTTCGACATCGACCAGCTCGATGCCAACGCCGGCGCCTCCTACCGCGTCGAGCGCAATGAATACACCCTGGTCGCCCAGGTCGGCACCTACGGTGTGGGCCACGAACGCCTGCGCGACCAGGCCGGCCTGGTTGGCGAATGGACCTACCGGCTGGACGGCTACCGCCAGTTCAACACCTATCTCCAGCTGTCGCGCCTGACCTACCCGCAGCAGCGCCTGCGCGATGTCGACCGCAACGTGATCGGCGGCTCCTATGCCCACCTGTTCCGCGACTCCGGCCTGCTGGCCTTCGGGGGGCTCTACCTCGGCGAGGAAAAAGTGCGCGCATCGGGCGTTCCGCACCTGGGGCACAAGCTGTTCGGGCTGCGGGCAGGCGTGCAGAAGCCGTTCAGCGAAACGCTGGCCATCTTTCTCACCGGCGGCTACGAAGACCGCCGCTTCGGCGGTGACGATCCGCTCTTCATGACCACCCGGCATGACAAGCAGTCCAACCTGAATCTCGGCCTGTCCTGGGCGCCGGCCAAGGCCTGGCGCGTGACGCCCCAGCTGGCCTACGTGCGTACGAAATCCAACGTGCCCATCGCGGACTACGACAAGACCATGGTGTCGGTCACCGTGCGCCGCGAATTCTGA
- a CDS encoding FecR family protein has product MKQQFKLKNAMLMMALAAAYPLHGHAAAGITQFTSGDVTLRRGAGTDPLTKGRDLESGDAIVTGPGGRAQIRFSDGGLVALQPNSQFNISNYADKNDPKQDSFFVDLLRGGMRAVTGLIGKRNRENFRVTTTTATIGIRGSAFNLAYNPDGSLSVATELDEIEVCTQAGCVGLTAGEAARVDNNQDLPVRTNARASLPTPAPRQTPEIVANQVNSSGTSAIIPPKPTTAPPPAPRAKALVGVALSGYGFTSDNLPDTRHQTNGTLVLAADGTPESYTAASGGANGTRTGAATIVSSTGSLETGDYLLIGTWDSSTWKDGASSSPLNVASSAFVVGVPTSSTSIASLAGQRGEYSLAHATAVLSSTGAVGTLLPTSKLSIDFLGAGNYANVNLDVEMPGTTPSGVSQALAVRSDNTTLYKLQGGVTGTGAGFAGSLSVSSDACIQGYASCGIGFVNGFVSGPNAMNAGLTYGGSSSAHGYFGGAATFTKGSQAAIPQSQSFTNMASAYAYGSSSNTYFYNPSFFGGFFSSYDANTYTSGPVEFYPSGAHAFNGDQLSSYYGGPYSRMAQSGTEPATFGALGKPTDSDFIGWGHWVKAETPYGYSGSSVMLDQVHYIVGVPTPAAQMPVSGTANYALVGGTAPTATKDGISQVGQLLGGSLSADFTYGSVSASIDTKFGNTAVTVSSQGASIYGASFSGGCGANIRGFFTGNMAYRAGLVYEQNDGALGKIAGAAAFQRSTVITPDAPVR; this is encoded by the coding sequence ATGAAGCAACAATTCAAACTGAAAAACGCCATGCTGATGATGGCGCTGGCCGCGGCCTACCCCCTGCATGGCCATGCCGCGGCGGGCATCACCCAGTTCACGAGCGGCGACGTCACCCTGCGCCGCGGTGCCGGCACCGACCCGCTCACCAAGGGGCGCGACCTCGAAAGCGGCGATGCCATCGTCACCGGCCCGGGCGGGCGGGCGCAGATCCGGTTCTCCGACGGCGGCCTGGTGGCCCTGCAGCCCAACTCCCAGTTCAACATTTCCAACTACGCCGACAAGAACGATCCCAAGCAGGACAGCTTCTTCGTGGATCTGCTGCGCGGCGGCATGCGGGCCGTGACCGGCCTGATCGGCAAGCGCAACCGCGAGAACTTCCGGGTCACGACCACGACGGCCACCATCGGCATCCGGGGCTCCGCCTTCAATCTGGCCTACAACCCCGACGGCAGCCTGTCGGTCGCCACCGAACTCGACGAGATCGAGGTCTGCACCCAAGCGGGCTGCGTCGGCCTGACGGCCGGCGAAGCCGCGCGTGTCGACAACAACCAGGATCTGCCGGTACGCACCAATGCGCGCGCCAGCCTGCCGACGCCCGCACCGCGCCAGACCCCCGAGATCGTGGCCAACCAGGTCAACAGCAGTGGCACGAGCGCCATCATCCCGCCCAAGCCGACGACTGCGCCGCCGCCCGCCCCGCGAGCCAAGGCCCTTGTGGGCGTGGCCTTGTCGGGCTACGGGTTCACCAGCGACAACCTTCCCGATACACGCCACCAGACCAACGGCACACTGGTGCTGGCAGCCGATGGCACCCCCGAAAGCTACACCGCGGCCAGCGGCGGGGCCAATGGAACCCGCACCGGAGCCGCCACCATCGTCAGCAGCACCGGTTCGCTCGAAACCGGCGACTACCTGCTGATCGGAACCTGGGACAGCAGCACCTGGAAAGACGGTGCCTCCAGTTCGCCGCTGAACGTGGCGTCCTCGGCCTTCGTGGTCGGTGTTCCCACCTCCAGCACCTCGATCGCCTCCCTGGCCGGGCAGCGCGGCGAATACTCGCTGGCCCACGCCACGGCCGTGCTGTCATCGACCGGTGCCGTCGGCACGCTGCTGCCCACCAGCAAGCTCTCCATCGACTTCCTCGGTGCGGGCAACTACGCCAACGTCAATCTGGATGTCGAAATGCCCGGCACCACCCCCTCCGGCGTGTCACAGGCACTCGCGGTGCGCAGCGACAATACGACGCTCTACAAATTGCAGGGCGGCGTGACGGGCACGGGCGCAGGCTTTGCCGGCTCTCTGTCCGTTTCCAGCGATGCCTGCATTCAGGGCTATGCGAGCTGCGGCATCGGCTTCGTCAACGGCTTTGTCAGCGGCCCGAATGCGATGAATGCCGGCCTGACCTATGGCGGTTCCAGTTCGGCGCATGGCTATTTCGGCGGTGCCGCCACCTTCACCAAAGGTTCGCAAGCGGCGATCCCGCAGAGCCAGAGCTTCACCAACATGGCATCCGCCTATGCCTATGGATCGAGCTCCAACACCTACTTCTACAACCCGAGCTTCTTTGGCGGCTTCTTCTCCAGCTACGACGCCAATACGTACACATCGGGCCCTGTGGAGTTCTACCCCTCGGGGGCCCATGCCTTTAATGGAGACCAGCTGAGCAGCTACTACGGCGGCCCCTACAGCCGCATGGCCCAGTCCGGCACGGAGCCGGCCACGTTCGGCGCCCTGGGCAAACCCACCGACAGCGATTTCATCGGCTGGGGCCACTGGGTCAAGGCCGAAACACCCTATGGCTACAGCGGCAGCTCCGTCATGCTGGACCAGGTGCACTACATCGTCGGCGTGCCGACGCCGGCGGCCCAGATGCCTGTCAGCGGGACGGCGAATTACGCCCTGGTCGGCGGCACGGCCCCGACGGCGACCAAGGACGGGATCAGCCAGGTGGGCCAGTTGCTGGGCGGTTCGCTGTCGGCCGACTTCACCTATGGGTCCGTCAGCGCGTCGATCGACACAAAGTTCGGCAACACCGCGGTCACGGTCTCCTCGCAGGGAGCCAGCATCTATGGCGCCTCGTTCTCGGGCGGCTGCGGCGCCAACATCCGGGGCTTCTTCACCGGCAACATGGCCTACCGTGCAGGCCTGGTCTATGAGCAAAACGACGGAGCGCTGGGCAAGATCGCCGGTGCCGCCGCCTTCCAGCGCTCCACGGTGATCACCCCCGACGCCCCGGTGCGGTAA
- a CDS encoding glycosyltransferase, whose translation MAIASKTPLHLLGKFSSPFIGAERELPDLAQCLAGRRETVLWSDAPPHPAFSAHGVRVIRPFAQDFPKGGMLLMGGVHVPLGIWLHHCRPERVALRYNLPQHERLFSLIEHVRAVTGVEPELLFASQALQLSVGLPGVVEPSLIRLDAFLKTPVERPDRGVFTVGRASRDVPEKHHAEDAALYRMLAAHGVRVRIMGGTCLASQLAGVAGIELLPTGAEEVSSFYRTLDAVLYRTGAFYEPYGRVVFEAMASGLPVVAASTGGYAEFLTQEQDGFLFRTQEEAFNLLMRLAADRPLRERVGHAARQRATALHGAEAIEAMLQFYLT comes from the coding sequence ATGGCCATCGCATCCAAGACACCCCTGCATCTGCTCGGAAAGTTCAGCAGCCCGTTCATCGGCGCGGAGCGGGAATTGCCCGATCTGGCGCAGTGCCTGGCGGGCCGCCGGGAGACGGTTCTGTGGTCGGATGCGCCACCGCATCCGGCTTTCTCTGCGCATGGCGTGCGCGTGATCCGTCCGTTCGCGCAGGATTTTCCGAAGGGCGGCATGCTGCTGATGGGCGGCGTGCACGTGCCCCTGGGCATCTGGCTGCACCACTGCCGGCCGGAGCGTGTGGCGTTGCGCTACAACCTGCCCCAGCATGAACGCCTGTTTTCGCTGATCGAGCATGTGCGCGCCGTCACGGGCGTGGAGCCGGAACTGCTGTTCGCCTCGCAGGCCCTGCAGTTGAGCGTGGGCTTGCCCGGCGTGGTGGAGCCCAGCCTGATCCGGCTCGATGCTTTCCTGAAAACGCCGGTCGAACGTCCGGATCGCGGCGTTTTCACCGTGGGGCGGGCCAGCCGCGATGTGCCCGAAAAGCACCATGCCGAGGACGCCGCCCTGTATCGCATGCTGGCAGCGCACGGGGTGCGGGTCCGCATCATGGGCGGTACCTGCCTGGCATCGCAACTGGCCGGCGTTGCGGGGATCGAACTGCTGCCCACAGGCGCAGAGGAGGTCAGCAGTTTCTACCGGACACTTGATGCTGTGCTGTATCGCACGGGTGCTTTCTATGAACCCTATGGCAGGGTGGTGTTCGAGGCCATGGCCAGCGGTCTACCCGTGGTGGCCGCCAGCACGGGGGGGTACGCGGAATTCCTCACGCAGGAGCAGGATGGCTTCCTCTTTCGCACGCAGGAGGAGGCTTTCAATCTCCTGATGCGGCTGGCGGCTGACCGGCCGCTACGTGAGCGGGTCGGCCATGCGGCGCGGCAACGCGCCACCGCCCTGCACGGGGCGGAAGCGATCGAGGCGATGCTGCAGTTTTATCTGACCTGA
- a CDS encoding glycosyltransferase: MSAPASPLHLVGRFNDPYTGAERRLLELARRVAARRAVRLWSDVFPHRWHAQQGVRPIQPFAQQFPKGGLLLLAGVHVQTGLWLRHVHPDRVVLLYNLPSPERLFSAIELLRESTGCEPEIVFASHSAQQAVGLPGIVEPSWLDLSAFLSIPLLRPDTRPFTIGRMSRDVIGKHHADDVALYRMLAARGVRVRIMGGRCLAGPLAGVAGIELLPTGAEEASAFYGSLDAVFYRTGAFAEAYGRVVIEAMAAGLPVVAGAEGGYVDALEHGRSGILVQTQEQAWNALMHLAAHPGLRQQMGEAARRRAVAVHGEDAAEGLLSFYLR; this comes from the coding sequence ATGTCCGCCCCCGCCAGCCCGTTGCACCTCGTCGGCCGTTTCAACGATCCCTACACGGGGGCGGAACGGCGCCTGCTGGAGCTGGCCCGGCGTGTGGCGGCGCGCCGGGCCGTGCGGCTGTGGTCCGACGTGTTTCCCCATCGCTGGCATGCACAGCAAGGGGTGCGGCCGATCCAGCCGTTTGCGCAGCAGTTTCCCAAGGGGGGCTTGCTGCTGCTGGCGGGGGTGCATGTGCAGACAGGGCTTTGGCTGAGGCATGTGCACCCTGACCGGGTGGTGCTGCTGTACAACCTGCCGAGTCCAGAGCGCCTGTTCTCCGCGATCGAGTTGCTGCGCGAATCAACGGGCTGCGAGCCCGAGATCGTGTTCGCTTCGCACAGCGCCCAGCAGGCTGTGGGCCTGCCGGGCATTGTGGAGCCGAGCTGGCTGGATCTCTCTGCATTCCTGTCGATTCCGCTGCTACGGCCGGACACGCGGCCCTTCACGATCGGCCGCATGAGCCGCGACGTGATCGGCAAGCACCATGCCGATGACGTGGCGCTGTACCGCATGCTGGCGGCTCGCGGCGTGCGGGTGCGCATCATGGGCGGGCGTTGCCTGGCTGGGCCGCTGGCCGGTGTTGCTGGCATCGAGCTGCTGCCCACCGGGGCCGAAGAGGCCTCGGCGTTCTACGGCTCGCTCGACGCCGTGTTCTACCGGACTGGGGCCTTTGCTGAAGCCTACGGCCGTGTCGTGATCGAGGCCATGGCCGCTGGTCTGCCCGTGGTGGCCGGTGCGGAAGGCGGGTACGTCGATGCGCTGGAGCATGGGCGCTCGGGCATCCTGGTGCAGACCCAGGAGCAGGCCTGGAACGCGTTGATGCATCTGGCCGCTCACCCCGGCCTGCGCCAGCAGATGGGCGAGGCTGCCCGCCGGCGGGCCGTGGCGGTGCATGGTGAAGACGCTGCCGAGGGACTGCTGTCGTTCTACCTGCGCTGA
- a CDS encoding tetratricopeptide repeat protein translates to MTDRAPPASPSTAHALAELEAQAAASPLDLDALMRHGSALHAAGQAERALMVFEQALERHPAHPRAASACATLLFELDRPQAAYRTLQGAREALLQDADGAANLAIAAEACGQDQEARVAYERALALNPNHVRALNNLGLMAAREGRWAIAIDHAQRCVELLPNDPYLWANLGDLLMASRDYAVALARIDEAVQRFPQIPELGLRRAILLAFDAQFEASQAAFAALGPQGQDMLKAFLGTAAAASNRAVRKAPLVLPDAYELFTQQAFEALQEADWRDHDRLTQALRTMLATTRQTGALRDWRDTQFYALMLPLDEEEQTQLRVVTAQTIPATFKSGSPPFRTPTRRSGDDRIHVGLVAQSLRDGRFAESLRAQLALHDRNRFAFHVYSPTPQPEARLTQALSPLADSVVEIAHLSVDEMAQRIRLDRLDVMIDLAFYTPWCQAELPYKRVAPVQMRHQNWQRIHLSSPCEYSTGDAFTHPDLHDTPRYGAIVRFPHTCWLTGGDETPDAPPLSRAELGLPESALVLCSFLPAAMIDPHTFSLWMQALRALPDAVLWLPGYSSAARANLAREAQAANVSPTRLVFANPGTRAGALGQIAQADLFIDAVRFNANQGLVDALRMGVPAVTCAGHNMASRLGGSILRAAGLPEGVHDDAGAYVDAIISLGRDAGALEALRARLQAARATAPLFDLAGRLREWEAAWTFMTERARAGLPPVAFDVPPSPSVTPPANP, encoded by the coding sequence ATGACCGATCGCGCCCCGCCCGCCTCCCCCTCCACCGCACACGCCCTGGCCGAACTGGAAGCGCAGGCCGCCGCCTCGCCGCTGGACCTCGACGCCCTGATGCGCCACGGCTCCGCACTGCATGCGGCAGGCCAGGCGGAACGCGCGCTGATGGTGTTCGAGCAGGCCCTGGAACGGCACCCGGCCCACCCGCGCGCGGCATCGGCCTGCGCCACGCTGCTGTTCGAGCTGGACCGGCCCCAGGCCGCCTACCGGACCCTGCAGGGCGCCCGCGAGGCCCTGCTCCAGGACGCCGATGGCGCGGCCAACCTGGCCATCGCGGCCGAGGCCTGCGGCCAGGACCAGGAAGCGCGCGTTGCCTATGAGCGAGCGCTGGCGCTCAATCCGAACCACGTGCGGGCGCTCAACAACCTGGGGCTGATGGCCGCGCGCGAAGGCCGTTGGGCCATTGCCATCGACCATGCGCAGCGCTGTGTCGAACTGCTGCCCAACGACCCCTACCTGTGGGCCAACCTGGGCGATCTGCTCATGGCCTCGCGCGACTATGCCGTGGCGCTCGCGCGCATCGATGAGGCCGTGCAGCGCTTTCCCCAGATTCCCGAACTGGGACTGCGGCGCGCGATCCTGCTGGCCTTTGACGCGCAGTTCGAGGCATCGCAAGCCGCCTTCGCCGCGCTCGGCCCGCAGGGCCAGGACATGCTCAAGGCGTTCCTTGGCACCGCCGCCGCGGCCAGCAACCGGGCCGTGCGCAAGGCGCCGCTGGTGCTGCCCGACGCGTATGAGCTGTTCACCCAGCAGGCCTTCGAGGCTCTTCAGGAGGCCGACTGGCGCGACCACGACCGCCTGACCCAGGCCCTGCGCACCATGCTGGCCACCACCCGCCAGACCGGCGCGCTGCGCGACTGGCGCGACACCCAGTTCTATGCGCTGATGCTGCCGCTCGATGAGGAGGAGCAGACGCAGCTGCGCGTGGTCACGGCCCAGACCATTCCGGCCACGTTCAAGAGCGGGAGTCCGCCCTTCCGAACGCCCACCCGGCGCTCTGGCGACGACCGCATCCACGTCGGCCTGGTGGCGCAGAGCCTGCGCGACGGCCGGTTCGCGGAAAGCTTGCGCGCGCAGCTGGCGCTGCACGACCGCAACCGCTTCGCCTTCCACGTGTATTCGCCAACGCCGCAGCCCGAAGCCCGCCTGACGCAGGCGCTGAGCCCGCTGGCCGACAGCGTGGTGGAAATCGCGCACCTGTCCGTCGACGAAATGGCCCAGCGCATCCGCCTGGACCGCCTGGACGTGATGATCGACCTGGCGTTCTACACCCCCTGGTGCCAGGCCGAGCTGCCCTACAAGCGCGTGGCTCCGGTGCAGATGCGCCACCAGAACTGGCAGCGCATCCACCTGAGCTCGCCCTGCGAGTACAGCACCGGCGACGCCTTCACCCACCCGGACCTGCACGACACCCCCCGCTACGGCGCCATCGTCCGCTTCCCCCATACCTGCTGGCTCACCGGCGGCGACGAAACGCCCGACGCGCCGCCCCTCAGCCGCGCCGAGCTGGGCCTGCCCGAGAGCGCGCTGGTGCTGTGCTCGTTCCTGCCGGCCGCGATGATCGACCCGCACACCTTCAGCCTGTGGATGCAGGCCCTGCGCGCCCTGCCGGACGCCGTGCTCTGGCTGCCGGGCTACAGCTCGGCGGCGCGTGCCAACCTTGCCCGCGAGGCCCAGGCCGCGAACGTGAGCCCCACCCGGCTGGTGTTTGCCAACCCCGGCACCCGCGCTGGCGCGCTGGGGCAGATCGCGCAGGCCGACCTGTTCATCGATGCGGTGCGTTTCAATGCCAACCAGGGCCTGGTGGACGCCCTGCGCATGGGCGTGCCAGCGGTCACCTGCGCGGGCCACAACATGGCCTCGCGGCTGGGCGGCAGCATCCTGCGCGCGGCAGGCCTGCCGGAGGGCGTGCACGACGACGCGGGCGCCTATGTCGACGCCATCATCTCGCTGGGCCGCGATGCCGGCGCGCTGGAGGCGCTGCGCGCGCGCCTGCAGGCCGCCCGTGCCACAGCACCGCTGTTCGATCTGGCGGGACGCCTGCGGGAATGGGAAGCCGCCTGGACCTTCATGACCGAACGCGCGCGCGCAGGCCTGCCGCCCGTGGCCTTCGACGTGCCCCCCAGCCCCTCGGTCACGCCGCCAGCAAATCCCTGA
- a CDS encoding propionate--CoA ligase yields the protein MGSFADFYRRSIEDRDGFWAEQAALIDWETPPRQICDASQPPFTRWYAGGRTNLCHNAVDRHLATRASQPALICVSTETGTERTWTFAELHAEVQRMAAAMLELGVRQGDRVLIYMPMIAEAAFAMLACARIGAIHSVVFGGFASGSLASRIEDAAPVLIVSADAGSRSGKVVPYRPLLDEAIRLSSHKPGAVLLVDRQLDAMNLIAGRDHLWRTLREKHLNSVVPCEWLDATHPSYTLYTSGTTGKPKGVQRDTGGYAVALAASMKYIFEGKPGETYFSTSDIGWVVGHSYIVYGPLIAGMATLMYEGLPVRPDAGIWWQLVEKYKVTRMFSAPTAVRVLKKHDAAWLKKYDLSSLKALYLAGEPLDEPTAQWISQGLGVPVIDNYWQTETGWPILTLANGVERAASKFGSPGVPMYGYNVKLLDENTGEELQGAGRKGVVAIEGPLPPGCMQTVWRDDARFVNTYWKSIPGRLVYNTFDWGIRDGDGYFFILGRTDDVINVAGHRLGTREIEESIASHPNVAEVAVVGVADTLKGQVAMAFAVVKDASALTDEPARLKLEGEIMKAVDAQLGAVARPARVRFVTVLPKTRSGKLLRRAIQAVCEGRDPGDLTTIEDPAALQQIRDLLAA from the coding sequence ATGGGCAGTTTCGCGGACTTCTACCGCCGATCCATTGAAGACCGCGACGGCTTCTGGGCCGAGCAGGCGGCGTTGATCGACTGGGAAACACCGCCCCGGCAGATCTGCGACGCCAGCCAACCGCCCTTCACGCGCTGGTATGCGGGGGGACGCACCAACCTGTGCCACAACGCGGTGGACCGGCATCTCGCAACACGCGCCAGCCAGCCGGCATTGATCTGCGTGTCCACCGAAACCGGTACCGAAAGAACCTGGACGTTCGCCGAGCTGCATGCCGAAGTGCAGCGCATGGCGGCGGCCATGTTGGAGCTGGGTGTGCGCCAGGGCGACCGGGTGCTGATCTACATGCCGATGATCGCCGAGGCCGCGTTCGCGATGCTGGCCTGCGCGCGCATCGGGGCCATCCATTCGGTGGTGTTCGGCGGCTTCGCCTCGGGTTCGCTGGCCTCGCGCATCGAGGATGCGGCGCCGGTGCTGATCGTCAGCGCCGACGCGGGTTCGCGCAGCGGCAAGGTGGTGCCCTACAGGCCGCTGCTGGACGAGGCGATCCGGCTTTCGAGCCACAAGCCGGGTGCGGTGCTGCTGGTTGATCGGCAGCTGGATGCTATGAATTTGATAGCTGGCCGCGACCATCTGTGGCGGACCTTGCGCGAAAAACACCTGAATTCGGTGGTGCCGTGCGAGTGGCTGGACGCCACCCATCCCAGCTACACGCTCTACACCTCGGGCACCACCGGCAAGCCCAAGGGCGTGCAGCGCGACACCGGCGGCTATGCCGTGGCGCTGGCCGCCAGCATGAAGTACATCTTCGAAGGCAAGCCGGGCGAGACCTACTTCTCCACCAGCGACATCGGCTGGGTGGTGGGCCACAGCTACATCGTCTACGGCCCGCTGATCGCAGGCATGGCCACCCTCATGTACGAAGGCCTGCCGGTGCGGCCCGACGCGGGCATCTGGTGGCAGCTGGTGGAGAAATACAAGGTCACGCGCATGTTCAGCGCGCCGACGGCGGTGCGCGTGCTCAAGAAGCACGATGCCGCCTGGCTGAAGAAATACGATCTTTCCAGCCTCAAGGCGCTGTACCTCGCCGGCGAGCCGCTGGACGAGCCCACGGCGCAATGGATCAGCCAGGGCCTGGGCGTGCCGGTGATCGACAACTACTGGCAGACCGAGACCGGCTGGCCCATCCTCACGCTGGCCAATGGCGTGGAGCGGGCCGCCAGCAAGTTCGGCAGCCCCGGCGTGCCCATGTATGGCTACAACGTCAAGCTGCTGGACGAGAACACCGGGGAAGAGCTGCAGGGGGCGGGCCGCAAGGGCGTGGTGGCCATCGAGGGACCGCTGCCGCCCGGCTGCATGCAGACGGTCTGGCGCGATGATGCGCGCTTCGTCAACACCTACTGGAAGAGCATCCCGGGCCGGCTGGTCTACAACACCTTCGACTGGGGCATCCGTGACGGCGACGGCTACTTCTTCATCCTGGGACGCACCGACGACGTGATCAACGTGGCCGGCCACCGGCTCGGCACGCGCGAGATCGAGGAAAGCATTGCCAGTCATCCCAATGTGGCCGAGGTGGCCGTGGTCGGCGTGGCGGACACGCTCAAGGGCCAGGTGGCCATGGCCTTTGCCGTGGTCAAGGACGCCAGCGCCCTCACGGACGAGCCGGCCCGGCTCAAGCTGGAGGGCGAGATCATGAAGGCGGTGGACGCTCAGCTGGGGGCGGTGGCGCGCCCGGCGCGCGTGCGCTTCGTGACCGTGCTGCCCAAGACGCGCAGCGGCAAGCTGCTGCGCCGCGCGATCCAGGCCGTGTGCGAGGGGCGCGATCCGGGTGACCTGACCACCATCGAGGACCCGGCCGCGCTGCAGCAGATCAGGGATTTGCTGGCGGCGTGA
- a CDS encoding isochorismatase family protein — translation MLLESEDSQLVLVDYQTRLMPAIHEGPAVLAQAVRLARLAQALQVPVWGTEQNPAGLGESVPELRTAIEQAGGRMLAKMHFSACADGLLPWLRPPARQPQGNARSLPKHLQKAAPAPAPERNSVVIAGCESHVCLLQTALELLEEEFDVWVVTDACGSRTERNRDAAFDRLAGAGAELITTEMVAFEWLRSAEHPVFKEVLSLIK, via the coding sequence ATGCTGCTCGAATCCGAAGACTCCCAATTGGTGCTGGTGGATTACCAGACCCGCCTGATGCCCGCGATCCACGAGGGGCCGGCCGTGCTGGCCCAAGCCGTGCGCCTGGCCCGCCTGGCGCAGGCCCTGCAAGTGCCGGTCTGGGGCACGGAGCAGAACCCGGCCGGATTGGGCGAGAGCGTTCCCGAACTGCGCACGGCCATCGAGCAGGCGGGCGGCAGGATGCTGGCCAAAATGCACTTCAGCGCCTGCGCCGACGGATTGCTGCCGTGGCTGCGCCCGCCGGCGCGCCAGCCGCAAGGCAATGCGCGCAGCCTGCCCAAGCACCTGCAAAAGGCCGCGCCGGCACCGGCTCCCGAACGCAACAGCGTCGTGATCGCGGGCTGCGAATCGCATGTCTGCCTGCTGCAGACCGCGCTCGAGCTGCTTGAAGAGGAGTTCGACGTCTGGGTTGTGACCGACGCCTGCGGCTCGCGCACCGAGCGCAACCGCGATGCGGCCTTCGACCGCCTGGCCGGCGCCGGGGCCGAACTGATCACCACCGAGATGGTGGCGTTCGAGTGGCTGCGCTCGGCGGAGCATCCGGTTTTCAAGGAAGTCTTGAGCCTCATCAAATAA
- a CDS encoding C40 family peptidase has product MTRFAFVLLFAGACAQAAPAPANSDDMDRFLADKGLLTHLEQVRQTVSDRASELVVNAMGFLGVPYRRGGNTAETGFDCSGFVRAMYEQTVGLILPRRADQQAAATEKIDKTELQPGDLVFFNTMRRAFSHVGIYVGEGKFIHSPKPGAEVRVEDMRMSYWQRRFDGARRVHASQSAQPDDPQAQR; this is encoded by the coding sequence ATGACCCGATTTGCCTTCGTCCTGTTGTTCGCCGGCGCCTGCGCGCAGGCAGCACCGGCGCCGGCAAACTCCGACGACATGGACCGCTTTCTGGCCGACAAGGGCCTGCTCACGCACCTTGAACAGGTGCGCCAGACCGTCAGCGACCGCGCATCCGAACTGGTCGTCAACGCCATGGGGTTTCTGGGCGTGCCCTACCGGCGCGGCGGCAATACCGCGGAAACCGGCTTCGACTGCAGCGGCTTCGTGCGTGCCATGTACGAGCAGACCGTGGGCCTGATCCTGCCCCGCCGCGCCGACCAGCAGGCCGCCGCCACGGAAAAGATCGACAAGACCGAACTGCAGCCCGGCGACCTGGTCTTCTTCAACACCATGCGCCGCGCCTTCAGCCACGTCGGCATCTATGTGGGCGAAGGCAAGTTCATCCATTCGCCCAAGCCTGGGGCGGAAGTGCGTGTGGAAGACATGCGCATGAGCTATTGGCAGCGCCGCTTCGATGGCGCGCGCCGCGTGCACGCCTCGCAGTCTGCCCAGCCCGACGACCCCCAGGCACAGCGCTGA